In a genomic window of Dyadobacter fermentans DSM 18053:
- the prmA gene encoding 50S ribosomal protein L11 methyltransferase → MNYIELDLKVDPEFSEILMAELGEAGFESFVETDEGLLAYIQEGDFDEQAIHDLTAKYLDLTTIAATWKSLERRNWNEEWEKSYEPIEVGDQVRVRATFHEPDPSFKYDLLIQPKMSFGTGHHETTWLVMNEQLSLPHERLSIMDVGCGTGILAILAHKLGASHLLGFDIDEWAVENTRENFAMNALPDDSEVFQGTIQDVPQEKVFGGVLANINRNILLAEIPAYVQHLAPGGWLVTSGFYETDQADIEKCAAENGLKKLRSNTRNQWATVVFEKIK, encoded by the coding sequence ATGAATTACATCGAACTGGATTTGAAAGTGGACCCCGAGTTTTCGGAGATATTGATGGCGGAGCTGGGCGAGGCGGGGTTTGAGTCGTTTGTAGAGACGGACGAGGGATTGCTCGCCTACATTCAGGAGGGCGATTTTGATGAACAGGCTATCCATGATTTAACGGCCAAATACCTGGATTTAACGACAATAGCCGCAACATGGAAATCGTTAGAGAGAAGAAACTGGAACGAGGAGTGGGAAAAAAGCTACGAGCCGATCGAGGTGGGTGACCAGGTGCGCGTGCGGGCAACGTTTCATGAGCCCGATCCCTCTTTTAAATACGATTTGCTGATCCAGCCCAAAATGTCGTTCGGCACAGGGCATCACGAAACGACCTGGCTGGTCATGAACGAGCAACTCAGCCTGCCGCACGAACGTCTTTCGATCATGGATGTAGGCTGCGGGACGGGAATTCTGGCGATTTTGGCACATAAACTGGGCGCTTCGCATCTGCTGGGCTTCGATATCGACGAATGGGCCGTGGAAAATACCCGGGAAAACTTTGCGATGAATGCGCTTCCCGACGATTCCGAGGTGTTTCAGGGCACAATCCAGGACGTTCCGCAGGAGAAGGTGTTTGGCGGAGTGCTGGCCAATATCAACCGGAACATCCTGCTGGCGGAAATCCCGGCGTACGTGCAGCACCTCGCACCCGGCGGCTGGCTCGTTACCAGCGGTTTTTACGAAACCGATCAGGCCGATATTGAAAAATGCGCCGCCGAAAACGGCTTGAAAAAGCTCAGATCGAATACCCGCAACCAATGGGCAACCGTTGTTTTTGAAAAGATCAAATAG
- the plsY gene encoding glycerol-3-phosphate 1-O-acyltransferase PlsY, whose product MSVALLIVAIVAAYLLGSIPSSVWYGIGYFGIDVRKHGSGNAGATNTFRVLGKRAGTVVMLIDVLKGWTATCLASMLFYMNEIGETELLMYKIIFGIIAIIGHIFPIFVNFKGGKGIATLLGMVLAIHPELASVCITIFILTLIASQYVSLSSILATLAFPVLSWTGAFGHPEPLLVVFGFTMFVLVVFTHQKNIVRLLNGNENRVNIFAKKARS is encoded by the coding sequence ATGAGTGTTGCCTTATTAATAGTTGCGATTGTTGCTGCTTATTTGCTGGGTTCAATCCCAAGTTCAGTCTGGTACGGCATTGGGTATTTTGGGATAGATGTCAGGAAACACGGCAGCGGTAACGCGGGTGCCACCAACACATTCAGGGTATTAGGCAAACGCGCAGGGACTGTTGTAATGCTCATCGACGTGCTGAAAGGCTGGACGGCCACCTGCCTCGCTTCCATGCTTTTTTACATGAACGAAATCGGAGAAACCGAGCTTCTCATGTATAAAATCATCTTCGGGATCATCGCCATCATCGGCCACATTTTCCCCATTTTTGTGAATTTCAAAGGCGGAAAAGGCATTGCCACGCTGCTCGGAATGGTACTCGCCATTCACCCCGAGCTCGCTTCCGTTTGCATTACTATATTTATTCTGACACTAATCGCATCACAGTACGTGTCGCTGAGCTCAATCCTGGCGACGCTGGCATTTCCGGTACTTTCTTGGACGGGCGCTTTCGGGCATCCCGAGCCGTTGCTGGTCGTGTTTGGTTTTACAATGTTCGTTCTCGTCGTGTTTACACACCAGAAAAACATTGTGCGCCTGCTCAACGGCAACGAGAACCGCGTGAACATCTTCGCCAAGAAAGCACGGAGCTGA
- a CDS encoding dipeptidase yields MQEYIEKHRDRFLNELLDLLRIPSVSADSKFKPDMLKAAEYVRDRIAEAGADRAEIFETEGHPVVYGEKIIDPALPTVLIYGHYDVQPADPYELWNSPPFEPVIKNDRIYARGACDDKGQFYMHIKALEIMLATGSLACNVKVMIEGEEEIGSSNLGTFVREHKDMLQCNTILISDTSIIANDVPSIETGLRGLTYVEVEVTGANRDLHSGVYGGGVANPINVLCEMIASLKDENGHITIPGFYDKVQELSESERAALNAAPFDLEEYKKDLAIDDVAGEKGYTTIERTSVRPTLDVNGIWGGYIGEGAKTVLPSKANAKISMRLVPNQNDDEICEIFTKHFESIAPASVKVKVVPHHGGLPYVTPTDSVEYRAAELAMEESFGKKPIPTRGGGSIPIVALFEQELGCKSILMGFGLDIDALHSPNESYGLFNYYKGIETIPLFFKHYAELKK; encoded by the coding sequence ATGCAAGAATATATCGAAAAGCACCGCGACCGGTTTCTGAACGAACTGCTCGACTTGCTTCGCATTCCGTCCGTAAGCGCCGATTCGAAGTTTAAACCCGATATGCTGAAAGCCGCCGAATACGTGCGCGACCGCATTGCCGAAGCCGGTGCCGACCGTGCTGAAATTTTTGAAACCGAAGGTCACCCGGTGGTTTACGGCGAAAAAATCATTGATCCCGCATTGCCTACCGTGCTCATTTACGGCCACTACGACGTGCAGCCCGCCGATCCTTACGAACTCTGGAATTCTCCCCCATTTGAGCCAGTGATCAAAAACGACCGCATTTACGCGCGCGGCGCCTGCGACGACAAGGGGCAATTTTACATGCACATCAAAGCCCTCGAAATCATGCTCGCCACGGGTTCGCTCGCGTGCAATGTGAAGGTGATGATTGAAGGTGAAGAAGAAATTGGCTCGTCGAACTTAGGGACATTTGTCCGCGAACACAAGGACATGCTGCAATGCAACACCATCCTTATCTCCGACACGAGCATCATCGCGAACGACGTCCCTTCGATTGAAACCGGCCTGCGCGGCCTGACCTACGTGGAAGTGGAAGTGACCGGCGCGAACCGGGACCTGCATTCGGGCGTTTACGGCGGGGGCGTCGCAAACCCGATCAATGTCCTTTGCGAAATGATCGCTTCGCTGAAAGACGAGAACGGCCACATTACCATCCCGGGTTTCTACGACAAAGTACAGGAACTCAGCGAATCCGAGCGCGCCGCATTGAATGCCGCGCCGTTTGATCTGGAAGAATATAAAAAGGACCTGGCGATAGACGATGTGGCGGGAGAAAAGGGTTATACAACCATAGAAAGGACGTCTGTGCGCCCTACGTTGGATGTGAACGGCATCTGGGGCGGCTATATTGGCGAAGGTGCGAAGACGGTGCTGCCATCGAAGGCGAATGCCAAAATCTCCATGCGCCTCGTCCCGAACCAGAACGACGACGAGATCTGCGAGATTTTCACCAAACATTTCGAATCCATCGCACCGGCTTCCGTAAAAGTGAAAGTGGTGCCGCATCACGGTGGCTTGCCTTATGTAACGCCAACGGATTCAGTAGAATACCGCGCCGCGGAACTCGCAATGGAAGAATCTTTTGGCAAGAAACCAATCCCTACCCGCGGTGGTGGCAGCATTCCTATTGTGGCGCTTTTCGAACAGGAGCTGGGCTGCAAGAGCATTCTGATGGGCTTCGGACTGGATATCGACGCACTGCATTCGCCCAATGAGAGTTACGGGTTGTTCAATTATTATAAAGGAATTGAAACGATCCCGTTGTTTTTCAAGCATTATGCCGAGTTAAAGAAGTAA
- a CDS encoding tetratricopeptide repeat protein yields MYSSAEIDKKYAMVLQNPGVQIESSEAINKLYNYQFYEADAEFRWLKYRYPKHPMPHFLMGLAEWWKIVPNTENETYDKAFLAHMDSTITLAEELYDNQDSKIEPAFFLAAAYAFKGRLFAERESWAKAAFAGKKSLKYFEQCKGNGDLSPELLFGDGLYNYYAEWVPKEYPILKPILALFPKGNKKLGEQQLEKVGNNAFYTRVEARYFLLQIYSMENEYSKAYEMAKYMWQTYPNNPYFERYFCRTAFVTGKIAEAEQAARNIISKIDQGMPGYEGVSGRNAAYVLAYYNMNYHRNYEAAGEYYKKAIDYSTQTNSMNAGYYVSSLLGLGKIAERKKDYDEALRYYKLADDRADKKSSQDKEAKAAIANLKKMKREQRRKR; encoded by the coding sequence TTGTATTCTTCCGCAGAGATAGACAAGAAGTATGCGATGGTGCTGCAAAATCCGGGCGTACAGATTGAGTCGTCCGAGGCAATCAATAAATTGTACAATTACCAGTTTTACGAGGCAGATGCAGAATTCCGGTGGCTCAAATACCGGTATCCGAAGCATCCTATGCCTCATTTTCTGATGGGCCTGGCCGAATGGTGGAAGATTGTACCGAATACCGAGAACGAGACCTACGACAAAGCATTCCTCGCACACATGGATTCGACCATCACGCTTGCGGAGGAATTGTATGATAATCAGGACAGTAAGATAGAGCCTGCATTTTTCCTTGCTGCCGCTTACGCTTTCAAAGGCAGACTTTTTGCTGAGCGTGAAAGCTGGGCGAAGGCGGCATTTGCAGGTAAAAAATCATTGAAATATTTCGAACAATGCAAAGGCAATGGTGACCTGTCGCCCGAATTGCTGTTTGGCGACGGTCTGTATAACTATTATGCGGAATGGGTGCCCAAAGAATATCCGATCCTGAAACCGATCCTGGCGCTTTTCCCGAAAGGCAACAAGAAGCTCGGCGAGCAGCAGCTGGAAAAGGTTGGGAACAATGCATTCTACACGCGTGTCGAGGCCAGATATTTCCTCTTGCAGATTTACAGCATGGAAAACGAGTACAGCAAGGCGTACGAAATGGCCAAATACATGTGGCAAACCTACCCGAACAACCCGTATTTCGAACGCTATTTCTGCCGAACGGCCTTCGTAACCGGTAAAATAGCCGAGGCCGAGCAGGCTGCGCGAAACATTATATCAAAAATTGACCAGGGAATGCCTGGTTACGAGGGAGTTAGCGGCCGTAATGCGGCTTATGTGCTGGCCTATTATAATATGAACTACCACCGCAATTACGAGGCAGCGGGAGAATACTACAAAAAAGCGATCGATTATTCCACGCAAACCAACTCGATGAATGCGGGATATTATGTTTCCTCGCTGCTCGGCTTGGGCAAAATCGCCGAGCGTAAAAAGGATTACGACGAGGCGCTGCGCTACTATAAGCTCGCCGATGATCGGGCTGATAAAAAGTCCAGCCAGGACAAGGAAGCGAAAGCGGCGATCGCGAATTTGAAAAAGATGAAACGCGAGCAGCGGAGAAAGAGATAG